The following are encoded in a window of Paraburkholderia sp. HP33-1 genomic DNA:
- a CDS encoding sigma-54-dependent transcriptional regulator, with the protein MNDGLQVLYIEDDELVRRASVQSLQLAGFDVIGHASVEAAAKLISADFSGVIVSDIRLPGASGLDLLAQCHERAPDVPVILVTGHGDISMAVQAMRDGAYDFIEKPFASERLIETVRRALERRKLVLENLALRRELAGQNAVAPRIIGRSPAIEQVRRLIANVAPTDASVLINGDTGAGKELIARSLHELSPRRDKPFIAVNCGALPEPMFESEMFGYEPGAFTGAAKRRIGKLEHASGGTLFLDEIESMPLALQVKLLRVLQDGVLERLGSNQPIRVNCRVVAAAKGDMAEHVADGSFRRDLLYRLNVVTIALPPLSERREDIVPLFEHFLLDAAVRYQRPAPMLTDRQRTSLMQRDWPGNVRELRNAADRFVLGIADEPVLSFADDGGTTHPLKERVEQFERAMIAEALEQAGGVVAVAADRLQLGKATLYEKIKRYGLAAKGEGER; encoded by the coding sequence ATGAACGACGGCCTGCAAGTGCTGTATATCGAAGACGACGAACTGGTGCGGCGCGCAAGCGTGCAGAGCCTGCAACTGGCGGGCTTCGACGTGATCGGCCATGCGTCGGTTGAGGCTGCGGCGAAGCTGATCAGCGCGGACTTTTCCGGGGTGATCGTCAGCGATATCCGGCTGCCCGGCGCTAGCGGCCTCGATCTGCTCGCGCAGTGCCACGAGCGCGCGCCCGACGTGCCGGTGATTCTGGTCACCGGTCACGGCGATATATCGATGGCCGTGCAGGCGATGCGCGACGGCGCCTACGACTTCATCGAAAAGCCGTTCGCGTCCGAGCGGTTGATCGAAACCGTGCGGCGCGCGCTGGAGCGCCGCAAGCTCGTGCTCGAAAACCTCGCGCTGCGCCGTGAGCTGGCTGGGCAGAACGCGGTGGCGCCGCGCATCATCGGCCGTAGTCCGGCGATCGAGCAGGTGCGGCGCCTGATCGCAAACGTCGCGCCGACCGATGCATCCGTGCTGATCAACGGGGACACCGGCGCCGGCAAGGAGCTGATCGCGCGCAGCCTGCACGAGCTGTCGCCGCGGCGTGACAAGCCGTTCATCGCGGTGAACTGCGGCGCGCTGCCCGAGCCGATGTTCGAATCGGAGATGTTCGGCTACGAGCCGGGCGCGTTCACGGGCGCCGCCAAACGGCGGATCGGGAAGCTCGAACATGCGTCGGGCGGCACGCTGTTTCTCGACGAAATCGAGAGCATGCCGCTCGCGTTGCAGGTCAAGCTGCTGCGCGTGCTGCAGGACGGCGTGCTCGAGCGGCTCGGCTCGAATCAGCCGATTCGCGTCAATTGCCGCGTGGTCGCGGCGGCGAAGGGCGATATGGCCGAGCATGTCGCGGATGGCTCGTTCCGGCGCGATCTGCTCTATCGGCTCAACGTGGTGACGATCGCGCTGCCGCCTTTGAGCGAGCGTCGCGAGGACATCGTGCCGCTGTTCGAGCATTTCCTGCTTGATGCGGCCGTCCGTTATCAGCGGCCGGCGCCGATGCTTACCGATCGGCAGCGCACGAGCCTGATGCAACGCGACTGGCCGGGCAATGTGCGCGAGCTGCGCAATGCCGCAGACCGCTTCGTGCTCGGCATCGCCGACGAACCGGTGCTGTCCTTTGCCGACGACGGCGGGACCACACACCCGCTGAAAGAGCGTGTCGAGCAGTTCGAGCGCGCGATGATCGCCGAGGCATTGGAGCAGGCGGGCGGCGTAGTGGCCGTAGCGGCGGACCGGCTGCAGCTCGGCAAGGCGACGCTCTACGAGAAGATCAAGCGATATGGCCTTGCGGCTAAAGGGGAAGGGGAGCGGTGA
- a CDS encoding dicarboxylate/amino acid:cation symporter, whose amino-acid sequence MKKPIHKVLYVQVIVAIIIGVVLGHFYPNLAIDMKPLGDGFIKLIKMVIGPIIFCTVVTGIAGMEDMKKVGRVGGKALLYFEIVSTFALVLGLAATHLLRPGAGFNVDPASLDGRAVASYAEKAHGQSTVDFFMHIIPDTLSSAFAQGEILQILLIALLFGAVLATAGEKGKPVMNLIEGISHILFGMVRIITKLAPIGAFGAMAFTIGKYGIGSLLPMLKLVGTFYLTSIVFVVFVLGAIARMVGFNILRFVAYIKEELLIVLGTSSSEAALPQLMLKLEKLGCSRSVVGLVVPTGYSFNLDGTNIYMTMAVLFIAQATNTDLSWGQQLTLLAVTMLTSKGASGVTGAGFITLAATLAVVPTIPLSGMVLILGIDRFMSECRALTNIVGNGVATVVVSAWEKELDRKKLNAVLRGDVEVKESAGV is encoded by the coding sequence GTGAAGAAACCTATCCATAAAGTGCTGTACGTCCAGGTGATCGTGGCGATCATCATCGGTGTCGTGCTGGGCCATTTCTACCCTAATCTCGCCATCGACATGAAGCCGCTCGGCGACGGCTTCATCAAGCTGATCAAGATGGTGATCGGGCCGATCATCTTCTGTACTGTGGTGACGGGCATCGCCGGCATGGAGGACATGAAGAAGGTCGGACGCGTGGGCGGCAAGGCGCTGCTGTACTTCGAAATCGTCTCGACCTTTGCGCTCGTGCTCGGCCTCGCTGCTACGCACCTGCTGCGTCCGGGCGCCGGTTTCAACGTTGACCCGGCCTCGCTCGACGGCCGCGCCGTCGCGTCGTATGCCGAGAAGGCGCACGGCCAGTCGACCGTCGACTTCTTCATGCACATCATTCCTGACACGCTCTCGTCGGCGTTCGCGCAGGGTGAAATCCTGCAGATCCTGCTGATCGCGCTGCTGTTCGGCGCCGTGCTCGCGACGGCCGGTGAGAAGGGCAAGCCCGTGATGAACCTCATCGAAGGGATCTCGCACATCCTGTTCGGGATGGTGCGCATCATCACGAAGCTCGCGCCGATCGGCGCGTTCGGCGCGATGGCCTTCACGATCGGCAAGTACGGCATCGGTTCGCTGCTGCCGATGCTCAAGCTGGTCGGCACGTTCTATCTGACCTCGATCGTGTTCGTGGTATTCGTGCTCGGCGCCATCGCGCGGATGGTGGGCTTCAACATTCTGCGTTTCGTCGCGTACATCAAGGAAGAGTTGCTGATCGTGCTCGGCACGAGCTCGTCCGAAGCCGCGCTGCCGCAGTTGATGCTGAAGCTCGAAAAGCTCGGCTGCTCGCGTTCGGTGGTGGGCCTCGTGGTGCCGACCGGCTACTCGTTCAACCTCGACGGCACCAACATCTACATGACGATGGCGGTGCTGTTCATCGCCCAGGCCACCAACACGGACCTCTCGTGGGGCCAGCAGCTCACGCTGCTCGCGGTGACGATGCTGACCTCGAAGGGCGCGAGCGGCGTGACCGGCGCGGGCTTCATCACGCTTGCGGCAACGCTTGCCGTCGTGCCGACGATTCCGCTGTCGGGCATGGTGCTGATCCTTGGCATCGACCGCTTCATGAGCGAGTGCCGCGCGCTGACCAACATCGTCGGTAACGGTGTCGCGACGGTCGTCGTGTCGGCCTGGGAGAAGGAGCTCGACCGCAAAAAGCTGAACGCGGTGCTGCGCGGCGATGTGGAAGTCAAAGAGTCGGCCGGCGTTTGA
- a CDS encoding sensor histidine kinase yields MKPASARRSEGDPLPPYATMSDPNRSDIATVTRRLLILFALATGLAAACWLTYSLAWKSGVDTLRRNAAVRAERTASALKSTLERYESLPYLLGEHPIVQDVLIDPNPANVKRANLYLEDLNRHARATVTYIISLDGYCVAASNWREPGSFVGASYQFRPYFVEALNGGVGRFFGIGTISQAPGYYISQPVRRDGKIVGVAVVKLDLEWFQGVGASEPLVVTDDHGVIFLSSVPAWKYHTIRPLPGQVADSIYQTRQYAQQPIAPLPVTIERTLEGDAHIVRIGGGRSAPRYLASRRSMGEPDWHLITMSPVDPVDADARKATIVTGFGYVSVVLLAFYWRMRRARVREMMRSRALLQKAYAELNERVAERTADLSEANEQLHKEVAERTRAEQELRAAHDELIQASKLAALGQMAAGITHELNQPLAALRSFSDNTRVLLERGDQVSARENLEAIAALTERMGKITNQLKLFVGRARPRSARAPLVRALRNVVALLQKRLQGVELEFVLVDADAGTAVAPGGARTPLNLADDHPELVANCDDLRLEQVLINLLGNALDATAGMSPPRITIEVEAGVANLSIVVVDNGPGIPDDVLPHLFEPFFTTKEMGQGLGLGLAISSSIARDCGGSLVARNAPYGGALFVLTLRRARVQASSTHDPLTAGS; encoded by the coding sequence ATGAAACCGGCCTCCGCGCGTCGGTCTGAGGGCGACCCCTTGCCGCCCTATGCCACAATGTCCGATCCCAATCGATCGGACATTGCCACCGTGACCCGCCGCCTGCTGATTCTCTTCGCGCTCGCAACCGGGCTCGCGGCGGCCTGCTGGCTCACCTATAGCCTCGCGTGGAAAAGCGGCGTCGACACGCTGCGGCGCAACGCCGCCGTGCGCGCCGAGCGTACCGCGAGCGCGCTCAAGAGCACGCTCGAGCGCTACGAGTCGCTGCCTTATCTGCTCGGCGAGCATCCGATCGTGCAGGACGTGCTGATCGATCCGAATCCGGCCAACGTCAAGCGCGCGAATCTCTATCTCGAAGACCTGAATCGCCACGCGCGCGCAACGGTCACCTACATCATTTCGCTCGATGGCTACTGCGTCGCCGCCAGCAACTGGCGCGAGCCGGGCAGCTTCGTCGGCGCGAGCTATCAGTTCCGGCCATATTTCGTCGAGGCCCTGAACGGCGGCGTCGGCCGCTTTTTCGGCATCGGCACGATTTCACAGGCGCCCGGCTACTACATCTCGCAGCCGGTGCGGCGAGACGGCAAGATCGTCGGCGTGGCGGTCGTCAAGCTTGATCTCGAATGGTTTCAGGGCGTCGGCGCGTCCGAGCCGCTCGTCGTCACCGACGATCACGGCGTGATCTTCCTGTCGTCGGTGCCGGCGTGGAAGTACCACACGATCCGGCCGCTGCCCGGCCAGGTTGCCGATTCGATCTACCAGACGCGCCAGTACGCGCAGCAGCCGATCGCGCCGCTGCCGGTGACGATCGAGCGCACACTCGAAGGCGATGCGCATATCGTGCGCATCGGCGGCGGGCGCTCCGCGCCGCGCTACCTCGCGTCGCGGCGCAGTATGGGCGAGCCGGACTGGCATCTGATCACGATGTCGCCGGTCGATCCTGTCGATGCCGACGCACGCAAGGCGACCATCGTCACCGGTTTCGGCTATGTGTCGGTGGTGCTGCTCGCGTTCTACTGGCGCATGCGGCGCGCGCGTGTGCGCGAAATGATGCGCAGCCGCGCGCTGCTGCAGAAGGCGTATGCCGAGCTGAACGAGCGCGTCGCCGAACGCACCGCCGATCTATCCGAGGCGAACGAGCAGTTGCACAAGGAAGTCGCCGAGCGCACGCGCGCCGAGCAGGAGTTGCGCGCCGCGCACGACGAGCTGATCCAGGCGAGCAAGCTCGCCGCGCTCGGCCAGATGGCGGCCGGCATCACGCACGAGCTGAATCAGCCGCTCGCCGCGCTGCGCAGTTTCTCGGACAACACGCGCGTGCTGCTCGAACGCGGCGATCAGGTATCGGCGCGCGAGAATCTCGAAGCGATCGCGGCGCTCACCGAGCGCATGGGCAAGATCACGAACCAGCTGAAGCTGTTCGTCGGCCGGGCGCGGCCGCGCAGTGCGCGCGCGCCGCTCGTGCGGGCGTTGCGCAATGTCGTCGCTTTGCTGCAGAAGCGTCTGCAGGGTGTCGAGCTCGAATTCGTGCTGGTCGATGCCGACGCCGGAACCGCCGTTGCGCCAGGCGGCGCGCGCACACCGCTGAATCTTGCCGACGATCATCCGGAGCTGGTCGCCAATTGCGACGATCTACGGCTCGAACAGGTGCTGATCAACCTGCTCGGCAACGCGCTCGACGCCACCGCCGGCATGAGCCCGCCGCGCATCACGATCGAGGTCGAGGCAGGCGTCGCGAATCTGTCGATCGTGGTCGTCGACAACGGCCCCGGCATTCCCGACGACGTGCTGCCGCACCTGTTCGAGCCCTTCTTCACGACGAAGGAAATGGGCCAGGGGCTCGGCCTCGGCCTTGCGATTTCATCGTCGATCGCGCGCGATTGCGGCGGCTCGCTCGTCGCGCGCAACGCACCGTACGGCGGTGCATTATTCGTGTTGACGTTACGTCGCGCGCGCGTGCAGGCGAGCTCCACGCACGATCCGCTTACCGCTGGCTCCTGA
- a CDS encoding TlpA disulfide reductase family protein: MSSNSPTAARRTSPLRYLIALAVAVALAVAGYFAFAGQQRVPDATFTLLSGQKITTADLKGKVYLVNFWATSCDTCMKEMPQMVETYNRFKGQGLEFVAVAMNYDAPMYVTNYTQTRQLPFKVAMDDGSAAKQFGNVQLTPTTFVVDKDGKILKRYVGEPQFAELDQLLAKALKGTST, from the coding sequence ATGAGTTCCAATTCACCGACCGCCGCCCGGCGCACGAGCCCGCTTCGCTATCTGATCGCGCTGGCCGTGGCCGTTGCGCTCGCCGTCGCCGGTTACTTCGCGTTTGCCGGCCAACAGCGTGTGCCAGATGCGACCTTCACGCTGCTGTCGGGGCAGAAGATCACCACTGCGGACCTCAAAGGCAAGGTTTATCTCGTCAACTTCTGGGCGACGAGCTGCGACACCTGCATGAAGGAAATGCCGCAAATGGTCGAGACCTATAACCGCTTCAAGGGCCAGGGCCTCGAATTCGTCGCGGTGGCGATGAACTACGACGCGCCGATGTACGTGACCAACTACACGCAAACGCGTCAGTTGCCGTTCAAGGTCGCGATGGACGACGGCTCGGCCGCCAAGCAATTCGGCAACGTGCAGCTCACGCCGACCACCTTCGTCGTCGATAAAGACGGCAAGATCCTGAAGCGTTATGTCGGCGAGCCGCAATTCGCGGAACTCGACCAGTTGCTCGCGAAGGCGCTGAAGGGCACCTCGACTTAA
- a CDS encoding DEAD/DEAH box helicase, which yields MDRLLVLSDSSEMPSEGSNWDFSTRPTRWAFPKALSVGAEPTDESARRTASVVASWGDAFLYREERIEDDGTVRPGLRAPQIGALHAALGHWRASSKPATIVMPTGTGKTETMLALLVAHRIPRLLVLVPSDALREQIGYKFVTLGWLKKFGVVGSGAQFPVVGFLKAMPKDAEALQSILERCNVVVATMSIAANSRATHRAALARWATHLFIDEAHHVSAATWTAFRDEFGEKPVLQFTATPFRTDGKLVDGKVIFNYPLRRAQAEGYFRSVNFRPVVEYNSERADDRIMEEAISVLRADLAANRDHVLMARVHSISRAEAIHQIYSEYAPDLRPLIVHSRQTAVSRQVNLQALRTRVSRVIVCVDMLGEGFDMPQLKVAALHDMHKSLAITLQFTGRFTRTSGDDIGDATVVANIADVEVGERLRALYAEDAEWNELLRVLSEGATEDEIRRSEFLEGFRESAPQIALQNISPKMSAVVYRTGTSWDPERIQRAIKAARMYAGPFHNPAEHVSVFVTKDQEQVPWGDVRDLKNTTWNVFVLHWSEAQSLLFINSSDNSSVHEELARAVCGPDTTLIKGEQIFKSLHGVTRFLIMNLGLRHLISKTVQFSMYSGADVGNALTLALRQNRSKSNLFGRGYEGGERVTVGCSQKGRLWSHRIAYDLAKWVKWCHEVGEKLNNPDISTEDIFRNVVIPEVVSARPAVVLIAVDWSEEMLHRREDAVEVDIDGTLSALYDVDLQPISTAADGPLSLRLRTPNGDSVYEVRFSADDVSYVLVGGTAAHVVSGRKRVPLDEWFRAEPPSLYFADGSTLVHNELFRLPATERRVAFERERLVAWDWDGVNIRKESQGADKDADSIQRRVIESLLAHQGEDRLDIIFDDDGSGEMADVVAMKVLPGQVAVSFYHCKYSGGDRAGARVDDLYVVCGQAQRSVFWKGEPERLFKHLQHREVGRQRSGRTRFERGDLKALSTVARSLRSSRLSLKIYVVQPGVLNEDVSAAQLELLGVTELYLRETYDCAFEFVGS from the coding sequence ATGGACCGCCTTCTGGTTCTCTCAGATTCGTCTGAGATGCCATCTGAGGGCTCAAACTGGGACTTTTCGACTCGGCCTACGCGCTGGGCGTTTCCAAAAGCATTGAGCGTCGGCGCCGAGCCAACGGATGAAAGCGCGCGGCGGACAGCGTCGGTTGTCGCGAGTTGGGGTGACGCTTTCCTATATCGTGAAGAGCGCATAGAGGACGACGGTACGGTTCGCCCCGGATTGCGTGCGCCACAGATTGGCGCGCTACATGCGGCGTTAGGTCATTGGCGAGCTTCCTCGAAGCCGGCAACGATTGTGATGCCGACCGGCACCGGGAAAACCGAAACAATGCTTGCATTGCTGGTCGCGCATCGTATTCCACGGCTGTTGGTCCTTGTTCCCAGCGACGCACTCCGAGAACAGATTGGTTATAAGTTTGTTACTTTGGGATGGCTGAAGAAGTTCGGGGTCGTTGGCTCTGGCGCTCAGTTTCCCGTGGTTGGTTTCCTGAAGGCAATGCCCAAGGATGCAGAAGCCCTTCAGAGCATTCTCGAGCGCTGCAACGTCGTAGTAGCGACCATGAGCATTGCGGCAAACAGTCGAGCGACCCATAGGGCAGCGCTCGCCAGATGGGCGACGCACCTATTCATAGACGAAGCGCACCATGTGTCTGCCGCAACCTGGACAGCGTTCCGCGACGAATTCGGCGAAAAGCCCGTGCTCCAGTTCACAGCTACACCATTCCGTACCGATGGAAAATTAGTCGACGGGAAGGTGATTTTCAACTACCCGCTTCGACGCGCTCAGGCCGAGGGGTATTTCAGGTCTGTGAACTTTCGGCCCGTCGTTGAGTACAACAGTGAGCGCGCGGACGACCGCATCATGGAAGAGGCAATTTCTGTGCTTCGGGCAGATTTGGCTGCAAATCGTGACCATGTCCTCATGGCCCGGGTCCATTCAATTTCGCGAGCCGAGGCAATACATCAAATTTATAGCGAGTACGCGCCTGACCTGCGCCCGCTGATAGTGCACAGCCGTCAAACCGCGGTCAGCAGGCAGGTCAATCTGCAGGCCCTCCGCACACGGGTCTCTAGGGTGATTGTCTGCGTCGATATGCTGGGCGAAGGTTTCGATATGCCGCAGCTCAAGGTTGCTGCGCTCCACGATATGCACAAGAGCCTAGCAATCACGCTGCAATTTACTGGAAGGTTCACACGGACGTCGGGCGACGACATCGGCGACGCGACGGTTGTTGCCAACATCGCTGATGTAGAGGTTGGCGAACGCTTGCGAGCACTTTATGCAGAAGACGCGGAATGGAACGAACTGCTCAGGGTACTGAGCGAGGGGGCCACGGAAGACGAAATTCGGCGTTCCGAGTTTCTCGAAGGATTCCGAGAGTCCGCGCCACAAATTGCGTTGCAGAACATTTCGCCGAAGATGAGCGCCGTGGTCTATCGGACCGGTACGTCGTGGGACCCCGAACGTATTCAACGCGCAATAAAGGCAGCGCGGATGTATGCGGGGCCCTTCCATAATCCGGCAGAGCATGTCAGCGTATTTGTTACCAAGGACCAAGAACAGGTTCCGTGGGGCGATGTACGCGACTTGAAGAACACGACGTGGAACGTGTTCGTATTGCACTGGAGCGAAGCGCAAAGTCTTCTGTTCATCAACAGCTCTGACAACTCTTCGGTGCACGAGGAGCTCGCTCGAGCTGTCTGTGGTCCCGATACGACTCTAATCAAAGGCGAGCAAATCTTTAAGTCATTGCACGGCGTAACGAGGTTTCTCATTATGAACCTCGGGCTACGCCATCTGATAAGCAAGACGGTCCAATTTTCGATGTATAGCGGCGCCGACGTGGGGAATGCACTCACGTTGGCCTTGCGCCAGAACCGGTCGAAATCTAACTTGTTCGGTCGTGGGTACGAAGGCGGTGAGCGGGTCACGGTAGGCTGTTCTCAAAAGGGACGCCTCTGGTCACATCGTATCGCCTACGACCTTGCAAAATGGGTGAAGTGGTGTCATGAGGTCGGCGAAAAGCTAAACAATCCCGATATTTCCACGGAAGACATTTTCAGGAATGTCGTCATTCCGGAAGTCGTCTCGGCGCGGCCGGCGGTTGTGCTGATAGCCGTCGACTGGAGTGAGGAAATGTTGCACCGGCGCGAGGACGCCGTCGAAGTCGATATCGACGGAACGCTGAGTGCTCTTTATGACGTTGACCTTCAGCCGATTTCGACCGCTGCGGACGGTCCGTTAAGCTTGCGGCTCAGAACGCCAAACGGCGACTCCGTGTATGAGGTGCGTTTCTCGGCTGACGATGTGTCTTATGTACTCGTTGGGGGTACTGCGGCGCATGTCGTATCGGGGCGCAAGCGCGTACCGTTGGATGAGTGGTTCCGTGCCGAGCCGCCTAGTTTGTACTTCGCTGATGGTTCAACGCTCGTTCACAACGAGCTTTTCAGGCTTCCCGCGACTGAGCGTCGGGTCGCATTCGAACGCGAACGTCTTGTCGCCTGGGATTGGGACGGCGTGAACATCCGGAAAGAATCGCAGGGTGCAGACAAAGACGCGGACTCGATTCAACGAAGAGTTATCGAAAGTCTCCTTGCGCACCAAGGCGAGGACCGACTGGACATCATCTTTGATGATGATGGCTCCGGCGAGATGGCTGACGTAGTTGCAATGAAGGTTCTCCCTGGCCAGGTCGCGGTTTCCTTCTATCATTGTAAGTACTCGGGAGGTGACAGGGCTGGGGCGCGCGTTGATGACCTTTATGTGGTTTGTGGCCAGGCGCAGCGTAGTGTCTTTTGGAAGGGCGAACCCGAGCGATTGTTCAAGCACCTGCAGCACCGCGAGGTCGGTCGGCAACGCAGCGGACGCACGCGATTCGAACGAGGTGACTTGAAGGCGCTCTCCACCGTTGCGCGGTCGCTTCGCTCTAGTCGGCTATCACTCAAAATTTACGTCGTGCAGCCGGGTGTTTTGAACGAGGACGTTAGTGCTGCGCAGCTCGAGCTGCTCGGGGTAACCGAGCTTTATTTGCGCGAGACATACGACTGCGCATTCGAATTTGTCGGAAGCTGA
- a CDS encoding abortive infection family protein, whose product MSENKKVSAPLTEAIATALASLVGDAQAERPRAPSHSDLAFLFRAHGLEEPDPAKQGSTGKAKRVRTVLYWALEFDRDAGERLVAAIVSQVRGKGGFRPDSENYAGADAIKNLTDAFRSEGYELAPDGVLRAILLDGMSGAELTEALNAYVRRAKTGAGDAALVTGTGKDLLEAVLGHILTERVKGYSASSNFPSLLAAVFERLGLALPVPGQPPPAGEPAQRQVERSLFELAIALNRLRNKEGTGHGRPWLSSVSDSEARLAIESMGAIAEFLLARHAEYR is encoded by the coding sequence GTGTCTGAAAACAAGAAAGTCAGCGCGCCGTTGACCGAGGCAATTGCGACTGCGCTTGCATCGCTCGTTGGCGACGCGCAGGCCGAACGGCCAAGGGCGCCAAGCCATTCGGACCTTGCATTCCTGTTCCGAGCCCACGGACTTGAAGAACCAGACCCAGCAAAGCAGGGCTCTACTGGAAAAGCCAAGCGCGTTCGGACGGTCCTTTACTGGGCCTTGGAATTCGACAGGGACGCTGGCGAGCGACTCGTGGCCGCCATCGTTTCTCAGGTTCGAGGCAAAGGCGGGTTTCGACCTGACTCCGAAAACTACGCTGGAGCCGATGCCATCAAAAATCTGACTGACGCGTTTCGGTCAGAGGGGTATGAGCTGGCTCCGGACGGCGTTCTGAGAGCGATTCTGCTTGATGGCATGTCGGGCGCGGAGTTGACCGAAGCATTAAATGCATATGTCCGGCGCGCCAAGACCGGTGCCGGCGACGCAGCCTTGGTGACAGGGACTGGAAAAGACCTCTTGGAAGCGGTCTTGGGTCATATCCTGACCGAGCGAGTAAAGGGCTATTCGGCGAGCAGCAACTTCCCGAGTTTGCTGGCCGCGGTATTCGAGCGCCTTGGGCTGGCCTTGCCGGTGCCAGGCCAGCCACCACCTGCGGGCGAGCCTGCACAACGCCAGGTTGAACGGTCCTTGTTTGAACTGGCGATTGCGCTCAATAGACTGCGTAACAAGGAAGGAACAGGACATGGCCGCCCGTGGCTGTCGTCAGTATCAGACAGCGAGGCTCGCCTCGCTATTGAAAGCATGGGTGCAATTGCGGAGTTTTTGCTGGCAAGGCACGCGGAGTACCGCTGA